In one window of Maribacter dokdonensis DSW-8 DNA:
- a CDS encoding TIGR04282 family arsenosugar biosynthesis glycosyltransferase: MNSLGTTAILVFANSAKEDLANKGIAKGEQLFNILNTATLRKAKNTGLPVFHFSDENQIGNSFGERFTNAIASVFEKGFTSVITIGNDTPHLKTQQLKHTAKQLAKGKSVIGPSIDGGFYLLGLQKSNFEVGEFQDLPWQRFGLYHKITMWLQEESTALVKLPVLQDLDTEKDLKAILSFSKDLPTTLLLVIIAILRVNRSLYYTNQHFFRLFPNSFLYNKGSPLVSFI; this comes from the coding sequence TTGAATTCACTAGGTACTACTGCTATATTGGTATTTGCTAATTCCGCTAAGGAAGATTTAGCCAATAAGGGTATTGCCAAAGGTGAACAATTGTTTAACATTCTTAACACGGCCACACTTCGTAAAGCAAAAAATACAGGTTTGCCCGTTTTTCATTTTTCCGATGAAAACCAAATTGGCAACAGTTTTGGCGAACGTTTCACGAATGCCATAGCTTCCGTTTTTGAAAAAGGTTTTACAAGTGTTATTACCATAGGGAACGATACTCCTCACTTAAAAACACAACAACTTAAACATACTGCCAAGCAATTGGCAAAGGGCAAGTCCGTTATTGGACCATCAATTGATGGCGGGTTTTACCTTTTAGGTTTACAAAAATCGAATTTTGAGGTAGGCGAATTTCAAGATCTACCTTGGCAACGCTTTGGCTTGTACCACAAAATTACCATGTGGCTACAAGAAGAATCAACGGCATTGGTAAAATTGCCCGTTTTACAGGATCTGGATACTGAAAAAGATCTAAAGGCTATTTTATCATTCTCAAAAGACTTACCCACTACCCTGCTATTGGTGATAATAGCAATATTACGAGTAAACAGAAGTCTATACTACACTAACCAGCACTTCTTTCGTCTATTTCCAAACAGTTTTCTATACAACAAGGGCTCGCCTTTGGTTTCATTTATCTAG
- a CDS encoding Do family serine endopeptidase has protein sequence MKSNTNSRGAWKVYFFSAIIALVVSYGVIHFNKKDVKESSGVTVVESIPGAQALYTKDNDGNIKPLDFTETSEKVLDAVVHIKSTQTGSSYQNQGARELPDPFKEFFGDMFKGQSPQGSSSRPRVGTGSGVIINDQGYIVTNNHVIDNADEVEVTLYNNQSYKATVIGTDPTTDLALLQIKADNLKTMSLVNSDDVEVGEWVLAVGNPLGLNSTVTAGIVSAKARSIHINTDKFAVESFIQTDAAINPGNSGGALVNLDGNLVGINTAIASTTGTYTGYGFAVPSNIVTKVVEDLLKFGNVQRGMLGVTIRTMDSNLAKEKDVDFTKGVWVEQVGEDSGADLAGMESGDIIVSVNGKETATSPRLQEIIAGKRPGDKVTIVVNRNGKEKEFEVELHNSQGGTNFIKKEKKEVFNLLGADFENVDKEIAKKLKIDGGVKVSKLYPGKIKKETQMREGFIITHIDGKRINDIEDVADVLENKKGGVMLEGVYEDGSKYYYAFGLDS, from the coding sequence ATGAAATCAAACACAAATTCTAGAGGAGCTTGGAAGGTATACTTCTTCTCAGCTATTATTGCCCTTGTCGTAAGTTACGGGGTAATTCATTTCAACAAAAAAGATGTAAAAGAGTCTAGCGGTGTAACCGTGGTAGAATCTATACCCGGGGCACAGGCATTATATACCAAAGACAACGATGGTAACATTAAACCATTGGATTTTACAGAAACTTCAGAGAAAGTTTTAGATGCCGTTGTACACATTAAATCTACACAAACGGGATCATCATATCAAAATCAAGGTGCTCGTGAACTGCCTGATCCGTTCAAAGAGTTTTTTGGTGATATGTTCAAGGGGCAGTCTCCACAAGGTTCCTCATCTAGACCTAGAGTAGGTACGGGATCTGGCGTGATCATCAATGATCAAGGATATATTGTTACCAATAACCATGTCATTGACAATGCGGATGAAGTTGAGGTAACTTTATATAATAATCAATCGTACAAGGCTACGGTAATTGGTACGGATCCTACTACAGATTTGGCGCTATTACAGATCAAAGCAGATAATTTAAAAACCATGTCTTTGGTAAATTCCGATGATGTTGAAGTAGGTGAGTGGGTATTGGCCGTTGGTAATCCTTTAGGGTTGAACTCTACGGTTACTGCAGGTATCGTTAGTGCCAAAGCAAGAAGTATACATATAAATACCGATAAGTTTGCGGTAGAAAGTTTTATTCAGACAGATGCTGCCATCAACCCAGGTAACAGTGGGGGTGCATTAGTAAATTTAGACGGAAACCTAGTAGGGATCAATACGGCCATTGCTAGTACAACGGGTACGTATACAGGGTACGGATTTGCAGTGCCTAGTAATATTGTCACCAAGGTAGTAGAAGACCTGTTAAAATTCGGTAATGTGCAACGTGGTATGTTGGGGGTAACCATTAGAACTATGGATAGCAACTTGGCAAAAGAAAAAGATGTTGATTTTACCAAAGGTGTTTGGGTAGAGCAAGTTGGTGAGGATAGCGGTGCAGATTTAGCGGGAATGGAATCTGGTGATATTATCGTAAGCGTTAATGGAAAGGAAACGGCAACATCACCTAGACTTCAAGAAATTATTGCCGGTAAAAGACCAGGTGATAAGGTAACTATTGTGGTAAATAGAAACGGAAAGGAAAAAGAGTTTGAGGTTGAGTTACATAATTCTCAAGGCGGGACCAATTTTATCAAAAAAGAAAAGAAAGAGGTATTTAACCTTTTAGGAGCGGATTTTGAGAATGTGGATAAGGAAATCGCTAAAAAACTGAAAATAGATGGCGGTGTTAAGGTTTCTAAACTTTACCCTGGTAAAATTAAGAAGGAAACCCAAATGCGAGAAGGGTTTATCATAACACATATAGATGGTAAACGTATCAATGATATTGAAGATGTAGCCGATGTTTTGGAAAACAAAAAAGGCGGAGTAATGTTAGAGGGCGTTTATGAAGACGGAAGTAAATATTATTATGCCTTCGGATTGGATTCTTAG
- a CDS encoding RNA polymerase sigma factor, giving the protein MEHKVVDHLFRHHYGKMVAILTRFFGLSYIETIEDAVQDTFIKAASQWRTKIPDNPEGWLNRVAKNRTIDILRSIHAEKNRNLSITTGASSLQIEELFLDHEIADSQLRMIFVACHPSLHPSEQIAFALKTISGFSIKEIAAALLTKEETIAKRLLRARKTIQDKNIQFQYPSPETVHERMARVMEVIYLTFNEGFHSTNKEKLIKEDLCGEAIRLCQLLLKKEQFRSGSLYALFALICFHMSRLESKVSSENQIVNLRCQDRTKWYFPLIKMGNSAMLKATEYEDTSVYHYEAAIASEHLNAKTFKDTNWKNISYWYEQLYMFKPNMFTLLNHATVCLQLSDFEKTHQLLKHIDAAELGQRAYLYYGCYAEYYMKIGKKQLAISFLDKALAETTNTLERDFLMGKKEGLI; this is encoded by the coding sequence ATGGAACATAAAGTAGTAGATCATCTTTTTAGACATCATTACGGAAAGATGGTCGCTATTTTAACCCGTTTTTTCGGGTTGTCATATATAGAAACCATTGAAGATGCGGTACAGGATACCTTTATAAAAGCAGCTTCGCAATGGCGGACTAAAATACCCGATAATCCAGAGGGGTGGTTGAACCGTGTCGCCAAAAACAGAACCATTGATATTCTTCGAAGTATACATGCAGAAAAGAATAGAAACCTTAGCATTACAACTGGAGCATCATCTTTACAAATTGAGGAACTGTTTTTAGATCATGAAATTGCAGACAGCCAGTTGCGAATGATTTTTGTTGCCTGTCACCCAAGTTTACACCCTAGCGAACAAATAGCCTTTGCACTTAAAACTATTTCCGGTTTTAGTATCAAAGAAATAGCCGCTGCCTTATTGACCAAAGAGGAAACTATCGCTAAGCGATTACTCCGAGCAAGAAAAACCATTCAGGATAAAAATATTCAGTTTCAATACCCAAGTCCTGAAACTGTTCATGAACGAATGGCACGGGTTATGGAAGTCATTTACTTAACCTTCAATGAAGGCTTTCATTCTACAAACAAGGAAAAGTTAATTAAAGAAGATTTATGTGGCGAAGCTATTCGCCTTTGTCAATTACTTTTAAAAAAGGAGCAATTTAGAAGTGGCAGTTTGTATGCACTTTTTGCATTGATATGTTTTCATATGTCACGTCTAGAAAGCAAAGTTTCTTCAGAAAATCAAATAGTTAATTTGCGGTGCCAAGACCGTACCAAATGGTATTTTCCATTGATAAAGATGGGAAACAGTGCCATGCTTAAAGCTACGGAATATGAAGATACCTCTGTGTATCATTATGAAGCTGCCATAGCCTCTGAGCATTTAAATGCCAAAACATTTAAAGATACCAATTGGAAAAACATCTCTTATTGGTACGAACAATTGTATATGTTTAAACCCAATATGTTTACGTTGTTAAATCATGCAACAGTATGTCTTCAGTTATCTGATTTTGAAAAAACACATCAATTGTTAAAGCACATTGATGCTGCAGAACTTGGTCAAAGGGCTTATTTATATTACGGTTGTTATGCGGAATATTATATGAAAATAGGAAAGAAACAATTAGCGATTTCTTTTTTAGATAAAGCATTGGCTGAGACTACGAATACGTTAGAGAGAGATTTTTTGATGGGGAAGAAAGAGGGATTAATATGA
- a CDS encoding SLC13 family permease has protein sequence MSIEIIGVFIIIAVVIILFAFEVFPMDKIAFCIIAALLLTGLVSPEEAVSGFSNKAVITILCLMILAIGLEENGAISYLAKGLKVLKNWPVVLAMVAIMLIAGSISAFVSSTAVVIVFIKIVAELREKYQLPPGKLLLPISFASILGGSCTLMGTSTNLLVSNIAARYTGEKLGFFEFTLTGIVFLGISMGIIALFYRFLPKDTGKLSDNYDLDRYLLTVSVESDSPLVNKPIGESFMFKEVDITVLRLTRKGFDQNLLNHDLLIQPNDVILLHCSLENLQKMRAEGYFEVDSEDKDHFTSTKNTQIKKVSDAQVKNDENNEEDDESLLLELLLLPGSKFLGRNLSELKTMLIPRAIPLAVNKRKKLRILQNRLHQSNHEFTKLHVGDRLLIQTKPEYVSNFENSNNLAVLNQYEGRVPATPFKRNLSILILIATIAMAATGVFEVMTSVITGTLAMLLFKCVELNRIYEKINWQIIFLLAGMIPLGIAMSNAKADTWITEELLALMSGEQPIFIIGLLFLTTMILSSVVSNNATAIIMAPIGISLASGLSLDPKPFILCVMFAANFSFFTPLGYQTNALIYSMGIYKFKHFLVIGGVISVVLWIVGTLLLSAML, from the coding sequence ATGTCTATAGAAATCATTGGTGTTTTTATCATCATTGCGGTAGTTATAATTTTATTTGCTTTTGAGGTTTTTCCGATGGATAAAATCGCTTTCTGCATTATTGCCGCATTACTATTGACCGGCTTGGTTTCACCCGAAGAAGCCGTCAGCGGATTTTCTAACAAAGCCGTAATCACCATTCTATGTTTAATGATCTTAGCGATCGGACTTGAAGAAAATGGGGCCATTTCTTATCTCGCAAAAGGCTTAAAGGTGCTAAAGAACTGGCCGGTTGTCCTGGCCATGGTCGCTATAATGCTGATTGCGGGAAGTATTTCTGCCTTTGTAAGCTCTACTGCCGTGGTCATTGTCTTTATTAAAATTGTTGCAGAACTACGCGAAAAATATCAATTACCCCCAGGCAAATTGTTATTGCCTATATCTTTTGCAAGTATTTTAGGGGGCAGTTGTACCCTAATGGGAACATCTACCAACCTTTTGGTAAGTAATATAGCCGCAAGGTATACCGGTGAAAAATTGGGTTTCTTTGAATTTACATTGACCGGCATTGTTTTTTTAGGAATTTCAATGGGGATTATTGCCCTTTTTTATCGGTTTTTGCCAAAAGACACTGGTAAACTTTCAGATAATTATGACCTTGATCGATATCTCTTGACGGTGTCGGTAGAAAGTGATTCTCCTTTGGTAAATAAACCAATAGGTGAAAGTTTCATGTTCAAAGAAGTTGACATTACCGTTTTGCGACTAACACGAAAAGGCTTTGACCAAAACTTATTGAATCATGATTTGTTAATTCAACCTAATGATGTAATTCTTCTGCACTGTAGTTTGGAAAACCTTCAAAAAATGCGTGCCGAAGGTTATTTTGAAGTGGATTCGGAAGACAAAGACCATTTTACATCTACTAAAAATACCCAAATCAAAAAAGTTAGTGATGCCCAAGTAAAGAATGATGAAAATAATGAGGAAGATGATGAAAGCCTTTTGTTAGAATTATTGCTGTTACCCGGTTCTAAATTTTTAGGCAGAAACCTATCTGAATTAAAAACCATGTTGATACCAAGGGCAATCCCTTTAGCGGTAAACAAGCGAAAGAAGCTACGTATTCTTCAGAACCGACTACATCAAAGCAATCATGAGTTTACAAAGCTTCATGTAGGAGATCGATTATTGATACAAACCAAGCCCGAGTACGTATCTAATTTTGAAAACAGCAATAACCTAGCGGTATTAAACCAATATGAAGGTCGTGTACCTGCCACGCCGTTTAAAAGAAACTTATCCATCCTTATATTAATTGCCACCATTGCCATGGCAGCTACCGGAGTTTTTGAAGTAATGACGAGTGTAATTACTGGAACCTTAGCTATGCTCCTTTTTAAGTGCGTAGAGTTAAATCGTATTTATGAGAAGATCAATTGGCAAATTATTTTCTTATTGGCAGGTATGATACCACTAGGTATAGCAATGAGCAATGCCAAAGCAGATACATGGATCACGGAAGAACTGTTGGCATTAATGTCCGGTGAGCAACCTATATTCATTATCGGATTGTTGTTTTTAACGACCATGATACTCAGTAGTGTAGTATCAAACAATGCTACGGCAATTATAATGGCACCTATTGGAATATCATTGGCCAGCGGATTAAGTCTTGATCCCAAGCCATTTATTCTTTGTGTAATGTTTGCGGCAAATTTCAGTTTCTTTACTCCCTTAGGATATCAAACAAATGCGCTGATCTACAGTATGGGAATTTATAAATTCAAACACTTTTTAGTAATCGGCGGGGTTATATCCGTAGTGCTTTGGATCGTGGGCACCTTACTTTTAAGTGCTATGTTGTAA
- a CDS encoding ferredoxin--NADP reductase, whose translation MSQFHPLTVKHIKKLTPTSVAVTFSIPKELAQTFTFTAGQYITIKKEIKGKELRRAYSISSSTDKDGITIGIKKVDNGGFSNYANSELKVGDTLEVMEPEGRFVFNTTKEVQNIAAFAAGSGITPIMSIVKSVLDSNPKNKFVLVYGNKSYEETMFYTDLVKLELEYANRFFVYFTNSQTREDKALFGRIDTSTVNYALLNKHKDVDFDGYYLCGPEEMIRLVQDTLIENEVDKDKIHFELFTPTEIKEELPIQADGQTAVTVLVDDEEFQFTMDKKNIILDAVLKENIDAPYSCQGGVCSSCIAKVTEGSAEMVMNQILTDKEIADGFILTCQAHATTPTIKVDFDDV comes from the coding sequence ATGTCGCAATTTCACCCATTAACGGTAAAACATATTAAGAAATTAACGCCAACATCTGTTGCCGTTACATTTTCAATTCCTAAAGAATTGGCACAGACTTTCACCTTTACGGCGGGTCAGTATATCACCATAAAAAAAGAAATAAAGGGCAAAGAACTTAGAAGAGCATACTCTATTAGTTCATCTACGGACAAAGATGGTATCACCATTGGGATCAAAAAAGTAGATAATGGTGGATTCTCAAATTACGCCAACTCAGAATTAAAAGTAGGCGATACATTAGAGGTTATGGAACCAGAAGGTCGTTTCGTTTTTAATACTACTAAAGAAGTACAGAACATAGCAGCATTTGCTGCAGGTAGTGGTATTACCCCTATTATGAGTATTGTAAAGTCTGTTTTAGATAGTAACCCAAAAAACAAATTTGTTTTAGTTTACGGAAACAAATCTTACGAAGAGACTATGTTCTATACAGATTTGGTGAAATTGGAATTAGAATATGCCAATCGGTTTTTTGTGTACTTTACCAATAGTCAAACTCGTGAAGACAAGGCTTTATTCGGTAGAATAGATACCTCAACGGTAAATTATGCACTATTGAACAAGCATAAGGACGTTGATTTTGATGGATACTATTTATGTGGACCAGAGGAGATGATCCGTTTGGTACAAGATACTTTAATAGAGAATGAAGTAGATAAGGATAAAATCCATTTTGAGCTCTTTACACCCACTGAAATAAAAGAGGAATTACCTATACAGGCCGATGGTCAAACAGCAGTTACCGTACTTGTTGATGATGAGGAATTTCAGTTTACGATGGACAAGAAAAACATAATTCTTGATGCCGTTCTTAAAGAAAACATTGATGCACCATATTCTTGCCAAGGTGGGGTATGTAGCAGTTGTATAGCCAAAGTAACCGAAGGAAGTGCTGAAATGGTCATGAACCAAATTTTGACCGATAAGGAAATTGCGGACGGATTTATTTTAACCTGTCAAGCCCATGCCACCACACCTACAATAAAGGTAGATTTTGATGATGTATAA
- a CDS encoding patatin-like phospholipase family protein: MQIGSKSIGLVLSGGGIRGMAHIGVIKAMQEFGLEANVVSGSSIGALVGALYAADKSVEDMLRFFKETPLFKYNYFAVAKPGLLNSESYITSFKQYFPEDSFAALNRELHVVATNLQKGEELFIHEGELIKPLLASAALPPVFSPVEYKGELYADGGIMNNFPSEPVLPKVDFVIGSNVSVVSQLEKKHLNNSFQLTGRVTGLMIYAINRQKINNCHLVLESKELEHIGLLDRRGIEKAYAIGYEAAVKKFEEVFTK; the protein is encoded by the coding sequence ATGCAAATAGGTTCTAAGTCCATAGGTTTGGTACTTTCGGGCGGAGGTATTAGAGGCATGGCGCATATAGGTGTGATTAAGGCAATGCAAGAATTCGGTCTTGAGGCCAATGTGGTTTCGGGTAGTAGTATAGGCGCCTTGGTAGGTGCTTTGTATGCTGCGGATAAGTCCGTAGAAGATATGCTTCGATTTTTTAAGGAAACGCCACTCTTTAAGTATAATTACTTTGCGGTTGCCAAACCCGGTTTGCTCAATAGTGAGAGTTATATTACTTCTTTTAAACAGTATTTTCCAGAGGATAGTTTTGCGGCCTTAAATAGGGAACTACATGTTGTGGCAACCAATTTACAGAAAGGTGAAGAGCTGTTTATTCATGAAGGCGAGCTTATAAAACCCTTGTTGGCCTCCGCTGCATTACCACCTGTTTTCAGTCCGGTGGAATATAAGGGAGAATTATATGCAGATGGAGGGATCATGAACAACTTTCCTTCTGAACCGGTTTTGCCCAAGGTAGATTTTGTTATTGGAAGTAATGTATCTGTCGTATCTCAATTGGAGAAAAAGCACTTAAACAACTCATTTCAATTAACGGGCAGGGTTACCGGATTGATGATCTATGCCATCAACCGACAAAAGATCAATAATTGTCATTTGGTGCTTGAATCTAAAGAATTGGAACATATTGGCTTGTTAGATAGAAGGGGTATAGAAAAAGCCTACGCCATTGGCTATGAAGCTGCTGTTAAAAAGTTCGAGGAGGTATTTACCAAATAG
- a CDS encoding SusC/RagA family TonB-linked outer membrane protein, translated as MKHLLLVLTLFICTMVNAQETITGTVKDTDGNTIPYVNIVLSGTLNGTTTNENGIYTIDVPNLSGALEFSVLGYETKIITINNRRTIDIVLGDSSEVLDEVVLTALGLKRETKELGYVVQSLDAKGVTEVKSVNFLDNLSGKLAGVTINQGATGVGSSSKITIRGEASFSNNNPLFIVDGVPINNNSVFNFTNEAAAGFQEIDFGNGAMEVNPDDIAEVSVLKGPSAAALYGTRASNGVIIIETKSGKNSKGLGISYNTSFFVDSAFQLPDFQNEYGQGNSGEFAFVDGLGGGTNDLITYSWGPRLDVGNLIPQYDSPVTLPDGTVVRGGDTALYSGIPITPTEFRSQPDNLKNFYETGTTLINNIAISNGFDTGNYRLSFTDLRSESIIPGVDLDRQTVSARLNFQPISKLRINSSISYINSNSDNRPSNGYGSENANYSLVAWGPRSLNIENLKNYWQPGLEGIHQYSYNYTFFDNPYFILNENRNSFNRDRVFGNISASYDITDHLTATVRTGMDYSSELRQLRRAYSSNRFANGGYAEHDVFYREVNTDFLLNYTNQFNDFNIDVSLGGNRLDQKAFTSQSQTTSLAQPGIFRLSNAASPIEVFEFESNKRINSFYGLAKIGYKDFLFLDVTGRNDWSSALATPFSVDNTSFFYPSVSSSFIVSKVVNLPEVISFAKLRASWAQVGNDTDPYQTTGAFVAQTPFNGQPTFSNSNTIANADLVPELTSSFEVGADLRFFNDQLRFDVSYYNALTKDQIISLPIGISSGYTQQVVNGGEVRSKGLEVIVGVSPVISQNFKWNSTLNFSTNRSTVESLPQDEGRLTLAYSRIYDSQNQTVFLQAEEGGRVGDLYGTGYLKNENGDFILTDEGRYIPDNELQKLGNYNPDFMLGFNNQFNYKNWNMSFLLDWRQGGIIVSRTRALGNVGGQLAETAFRPETGIVPEGVVNTGTDDNPVYEANTVAVSAESYYRQFYDRNHEENNTYDASFLKLRQLSIGYTFNNLSLFNQDATLSLSLIGKNLFAITENPHFDPEQLAVQGQGFISGVEDMSYATTRSIGFKAGFNF; from the coding sequence ATGAAACACTTATTACTAGTGTTGACCTTGTTTATATGTACTATGGTCAATGCTCAAGAAACAATTACCGGTACTGTAAAAGATACCGATGGAAATACCATACCTTATGTCAACATTGTTTTGTCTGGCACGCTAAACGGCACTACCACTAACGAAAACGGCATATATACCATTGATGTACCCAATCTTTCCGGTGCTCTTGAATTTTCCGTTTTAGGGTATGAAACCAAAATAATTACCATAAATAACAGACGAACAATTGATATAGTCCTAGGCGACTCTTCCGAGGTCTTAGATGAAGTGGTATTAACGGCTTTAGGTCTTAAACGAGAAACCAAAGAATTAGGTTATGTAGTTCAAAGCTTAGATGCCAAAGGAGTTACCGAGGTAAAATCGGTCAATTTTCTAGACAACCTTTCGGGTAAATTGGCAGGGGTAACCATCAACCAAGGTGCTACGGGTGTAGGATCTTCCTCTAAAATTACCATTCGTGGAGAAGCTTCTTTCTCTAACAATAATCCCTTATTTATTGTAGATGGCGTTCCTATCAACAATAATTCGGTCTTTAATTTCACCAATGAAGCGGCAGCCGGATTTCAAGAAATCGATTTTGGAAACGGAGCCATGGAGGTAAACCCAGATGATATTGCAGAGGTTTCCGTTTTAAAAGGACCAAGTGCTGCGGCATTATATGGTACTAGAGCTTCTAACGGAGTGATCATTATTGAAACCAAAAGCGGCAAGAATTCAAAAGGATTGGGCATTAGTTACAACACCAGCTTTTTTGTAGATTCAGCTTTTCAGCTGCCCGATTTTCAGAATGAATACGGACAAGGAAATTCAGGAGAGTTCGCCTTTGTAGACGGATTAGGTGGTGGCACCAATGACCTTATTACGTACAGTTGGGGACCACGTTTAGATGTTGGTAATCTTATTCCGCAATATGATAGTCCGGTTACCTTGCCAGACGGTACCGTTGTAAGAGGTGGAGACACCGCTCTTTACAGTGGTATACCTATCACCCCTACAGAATTTAGATCACAACCGGACAACCTAAAGAACTTCTATGAAACCGGTACTACGTTAATTAATAATATTGCTATTTCCAACGGTTTTGATACCGGTAATTACCGACTTTCATTTACAGATTTACGAAGCGAATCAATTATACCGGGTGTTGATTTAGACCGGCAAACGGTGAGTGCACGACTCAATTTTCAGCCAATAAGTAAATTACGCATCAATTCATCTATAAGTTATATCAATTCTAATTCTGACAACAGACCGTCTAACGGTTATGGTTCAGAAAACGCAAACTATTCTTTGGTTGCTTGGGGACCGCGCTCACTGAATATAGAGAATCTAAAAAATTACTGGCAACCAGGTTTAGAGGGTATACATCAATACTCGTACAACTATACCTTTTTTGATAATCCATATTTCATTCTTAATGAAAACAGAAACTCGTTCAATAGAGATAGGGTATTCGGAAATATTTCCGCTAGCTATGATATCACAGATCATTTAACGGCAACAGTTAGAACAGGGATGGACTATTCCAGTGAACTACGCCAATTGCGAAGAGCCTATAGTTCTAATCGTTTCGCAAATGGTGGTTATGCGGAGCACGATGTATTCTATAGGGAGGTAAACACAGATTTTTTATTAAATTATACCAATCAGTTCAATGATTTTAATATAGATGTCTCTTTAGGTGGAAACCGATTAGACCAAAAAGCATTTACCTCACAATCGCAAACTACAAGTTTGGCACAACCGGGTATTTTTAGGTTATCTAACGCAGCATCACCTATTGAAGTTTTCGAATTTGAATCAAACAAGAGAATCAACAGCTTCTATGGCTTAGCAAAAATTGGATATAAGGATTTTCTATTTTTGGATGTCACCGGAAGAAACGATTGGTCTAGCGCATTGGCTACCCCTTTTTCAGTAGATAATACCTCTTTCTTTTATCCATCGGTATCCAGTAGTTTTATAGTATCCAAAGTGGTCAATTTACCTGAGGTAATTTCGTTTGCCAAGTTACGAGCAAGTTGGGCACAAGTTGGTAATGACACAGACCCATACCAAACTACAGGGGCATTTGTTGCACAAACGCCATTTAATGGGCAACCAACATTCAGCAATTCAAACACTATTGCAAATGCCGATCTTGTTCCTGAGTTGACATCCTCATTTGAAGTGGGTGCTGATCTACGCTTTTTCAATGATCAACTTCGCTTTGATGTTTCCTATTACAATGCTTTGACGAAGGATCAAATTATCTCATTACCTATAGGCATTTCTTCAGGATATACACAACAAGTGGTCAATGGAGGTGAAGTTCGCTCTAAAGGACTTGAGGTCATAGTAGGTGTTTCCCCTGTAATAAGTCAAAATTTTAAATGGAACAGCACCTTAAATTTTAGTACCAATAGATCAACCGTTGAAAGTTTACCGCAAGATGAAGGTAGGTTAACATTGGCGTACTCTAGAATCTACGACAGTCAAAACCAAACGGTATTTTTACAGGCAGAAGAAGGTGGTCGAGTAGGAGATCTATATGGAACCGGATACTTAAAAAATGAAAATGGAGATTTCATTTTAACCGATGAGGGTAGATATATACCGGACAATGAACTACAAAAATTGGGTAATTATAATCCTGATTTTATGCTGGGTTTCAACAACCAATTCAATTATAAAAATTGGAATATGAGCTTTCTATTAGATTGGCGACAAGGTGGAATCATAGTTTCTAGAACAAGGGCATTAGGAAATGTTGGTGGTCAGTTGGCTGAAACGGCCTTTAGACCAGAAACAGGTATTGTACCAGAGGGTGTAGTAAATACAGGCACCGATGACAATCCGGTTTATGAAGCAAATACTGTAGCGGTTTCCGCAGAAAGTTACTATCGCCAGTTTTATGATAGAAATCATGAGGAAAACAACACCTATGATGCATCATTTTTAAAGCTACGCCAACTATCTATTGGTTATACGTTTAACAACCTTAGCCTGTTCAACCAAGATGCTACGTTGAGTTTATCATTAATAGGAAAGAACTTATTTGCTATAACAGAGAATCCGCATTTTGACCCAGAGCAGTTAGCAGTACAGGGACAAGGATTTATTAGTGGTGTTGAAGATATGTCATATGCCACAACAAGAAGTATAGGTTTTAAAGCCGGATTTAATTTTTAA
- a CDS encoding YciI family protein, whose protein sequence is MKDFMMIFIGADYQELGLSPEQLQERMGKWFAWNEKMQKQGIVKSGDALMPQVKRVSGPNRTVTDAPLIEGKELIGGYYIVQAESAEAVVEIAKDYPDYDLDGTVEIREVMVFEQ, encoded by the coding sequence ATGAAAGATTTTATGATGATTTTTATTGGTGCAGATTACCAGGAATTAGGTTTATCACCAGAACAATTACAGGAACGTATGGGGAAATGGTTTGCTTGGAACGAAAAAATGCAAAAACAAGGTATTGTTAAATCTGGCGATGCATTAATGCCCCAAGTAAAAAGAGTATCTGGACCAAACCGTACCGTTACCGATGCCCCTTTGATCGAAGGTAAAGAATTGATTGGAGGTTACTATATTGTACAGGCAGAAAGTGCAGAAGCTGTAGTTGAAATCGCTAAAGATTATCCAGATTATGATTTAGACGGTACTGTTGAGATTAGGGAAGTAATGGTTTTTGAGCAGTAA